From Paenibacillus graminis, a single genomic window includes:
- the dtd gene encoding D-aminoacyl-tRNA deacylase, producing MRVVVQRCKEARVSVEDTVTGAIGKGLMLLVGVTHEDTEQDAKYLAGKIAGLRIFEDEAGKMNFSVTDTGGAILSVSQFTLYGDCRKGRRPNFMAAAGPAEAERLYDYFNQELRAGGLQVETGVFGAMMDVSLTNWGPVTLLLDSRG from the coding sequence ATGAGAGTAGTAGTGCAGCGCTGCAAGGAAGCCAGGGTAAGCGTGGAGGATACTGTGACCGGAGCGATCGGAAAAGGATTGATGCTGCTGGTCGGTGTTACCCACGAGGATACAGAGCAGGACGCTAAGTATTTGGCCGGTAAAATTGCCGGACTCCGTATTTTTGAGGATGAAGCCGGCAAGATGAATTTCAGCGTCACTGATACAGGGGGCGCGATATTGTCCGTGTCACAGTTTACGCTGTATGGAGACTGCCGCAAAGGACGGCGGCCGAACTTTATGGCTGCGGCTGGCCCGGCTGAAGCAGAGCGGCTGTACGATTACTTTAATCAGGAATTGCGGGCCGGCGGGCTTCAGGTGGAGACCGGTGTTTTTGGAGCGATGATGGATGTATCCCTGACCAACTGGGGGCCGGTAACGCTTTTGCTGGACAGCCGTGGTTAA
- a CDS encoding RelA/SpoT family protein produces MGIEQLTEKAGAYIKEKDLLRIREAYEFADQAHHGQVRKSGEPYILHPLAVADIVVNMQMDVISIIAALLHDVVEDTTVSLEQIREKFGDTCAMLVDGLTKLERIRFRSKEEQQNENYRKMFIAMAQDIRVIVIKLADRLHNMRTLKYQSEESQRRISYETLEIFCPIADRLGISAIKWEMEDIALRYLNPQQYYRIANLVHKKRAEREQFIDSVIGRIRAKLDEMGIEGDLSGRPKHIYSVYNKMNTKNKQFNEIYDLLAIRIIVDNIKDCYATLGIIHTLWKPMPGRFKDYIAMPKANMYQSLHTTVVGPGGEPTEVQIRTWEMHRTAEFGIAAHWAYKEGSSNNANPENRMPFFREILELQHEAKDAEEFVESLKMDFFSDLVFVFTPKGEVVELPAGSVPLDFAFRIHTEVGNRTIGSKVNGRIVPLDHKLKTGDIVEILTSKNSYGPSRDWLKIAQSSHARSKIKQWFKKEKREENVEKGREAIERELKRQNVEVSDWLTEDKLSEAAKKFAFNDVEDMLSAVGFGGITAAQIASKLTEKLRKEQEEAAGHLELTTEMKEIKSSGEKRNQPTNGVRVKGIDNLLVRFARCCNPVPGDDIIGYVTRGRGVSVHRDDCPNIPTDGDGEESARVIEVEWEGSMEANYSVDIEITGHDRNGLLNEVLQAVSESKTNISAVTGRSDKNKMAMIHMTILIRNTDHLQSVVDRVKRVKDVYTVNRIMQ; encoded by the coding sequence ATGGGCATAGAGCAATTAACCGAAAAGGCCGGCGCCTATATAAAAGAAAAAGATCTTCTCCGCATCCGGGAAGCTTATGAATTTGCCGATCAGGCTCATCACGGGCAGGTTCGGAAATCGGGGGAGCCATACATTCTGCATCCGCTCGCGGTCGCAGATATTGTCGTCAATATGCAAATGGATGTCATCTCCATTATTGCAGCGCTGCTGCATGATGTCGTAGAGGATACCACCGTCTCCCTGGAGCAGATCCGCGAGAAATTTGGCGATACCTGCGCGATGCTGGTGGACGGTCTAACCAAGCTGGAACGCATTCGCTTCCGCTCCAAGGAAGAGCAGCAGAACGAGAACTACCGCAAAATGTTCATCGCCATGGCTCAGGATATCCGGGTGATTGTGATTAAGCTGGCGGACCGTTTGCATAATATGCGTACCCTTAAATATCAATCTGAAGAAAGCCAGCGCCGTATTTCTTATGAAACGCTGGAGATTTTTTGTCCCATTGCGGACCGGCTGGGGATTTCGGCAATCAAATGGGAGATGGAGGATATTGCCCTCCGTTATTTGAACCCCCAGCAGTATTACCGCATAGCCAATCTGGTCCACAAGAAGCGGGCGGAACGGGAGCAGTTCATCGACAGTGTCATCGGCCGCATCCGTGCCAAGCTGGACGAAATGGGCATCGAAGGGGATCTTTCGGGCCGTCCGAAGCATATTTACAGTGTCTATAATAAGATGAATACCAAGAATAAGCAGTTCAATGAAATTTATGATCTGCTTGCGATACGCATTATCGTCGACAATATTAAGGATTGTTATGCCACACTCGGGATTATTCATACTCTTTGGAAGCCAATGCCTGGCCGTTTCAAGGATTATATTGCCATGCCCAAAGCGAACATGTACCAGTCATTGCACACCACCGTGGTGGGTCCGGGCGGAGAGCCTACAGAAGTGCAGATCCGCACGTGGGAGATGCACCGGACTGCCGAGTTCGGGATTGCGGCTCACTGGGCATATAAGGAAGGCAGCAGCAATAATGCTAATCCGGAGAACCGGATGCCGTTTTTCCGTGAGATTCTGGAGCTGCAGCATGAAGCCAAAGATGCTGAGGAATTTGTAGAATCGCTGAAGATGGACTTTTTCTCCGATCTTGTCTTTGTTTTTACGCCCAAAGGTGAGGTTGTGGAGCTTCCGGCAGGTTCTGTACCGCTCGACTTTGCTTTCAGGATTCATACAGAGGTGGGGAACCGGACGATCGGTTCCAAGGTAAACGGGCGGATTGTGCCGCTGGATCATAAGCTGAAGACCGGGGATATCGTGGAGATTCTTACCTCGAAGAACTCGTATGGCCCGAGCCGCGACTGGCTGAAGATTGCCCAATCTTCCCATGCCCGCAGCAAGATCAAGCAGTGGTTCAAGAAAGAGAAGCGTGAGGAGAATGTTGAAAAAGGCCGGGAAGCAATCGAACGTGAGCTGAAGCGTCAGAACGTGGAGGTTTCGGATTGGCTGACAGAAGATAAATTGTCGGAGGCGGCCAAGAAATTTGCTTTCAACGATGTAGAAGATATGCTCTCGGCCGTGGGCTTTGGCGGAATTACCGCCGCGCAAATCGCTTCCAAGCTTACAGAGAAGCTGCGCAAGGAACAGGAAGAAGCGGCTGGACATCTGGAGCTTACCACCGAAATGAAGGAAATCAAGTCCAGCGGGGAGAAGCGCAATCAGCCGACCAACGGGGTCCGTGTAAAAGGTATCGATAATCTGCTAGTCCGCTTTGCACGATGTTGTAATCCGGTGCCCGGCGACGATATTATCGGCTATGTGACCCGCGGCCGCGGCGTTTCTGTCCATCGTGATGACTGTCCGAATATTCCCACAGACGGGGACGGCGAGGAGTCGGCACGGGTGATCGAAGTGGAATGGGAAGGCAGCATGGAGGCTAACTACAGCGTGGACATTGAGATTACCGGCCATGACCGCAACGGGCTGCTCAATGAGGTGCTGCAGGCAGTATCGGAGAGCAAGACCAATATATCGGCCGTCACCGGACGAAGCGATAAGAATAAAATGGCGATGATTCATATGACGATTCTGATCCGCAACACCGATCATCTGCAATCTGTGGTCGATCGGGTGAAACGGGTCAAGGATGTATATACAGTTAACCGCATTATGCAGTAA
- the uraA gene encoding uracil permease, whose translation MQREIQVNEKLSWGPGFLLSLQHLFAMFGSTVLVPNLFGVDPGMILLMNGIGTLLYILICRGKIPAYLGSSFAFISPVLTVLDKHQGDHQHGYSLALGAFIVTGVIFILVALIVRYAGTGWIDVVFPPAVMGAIVATIGLELVPVAARMSGLIAPEGAADWTPDPKAITLSLVTLGVTVIGAVLFRGFPKIIHILIGIVTGYVLAYIMQVVNTDAISSAHFFSHPTIITPSFDWQVIFTIIPVSLVVIVEHIGHLLVTSNIVGKDLTKDPGLDRSLMGNGISTILSGFFGSTPNTTYGENIGVMALTKVYSVYVIGGAAVIAILLSFSGTFSSIIANIPQPVMGGVSLLLFGVIAASGLRIFVEQKVDFSKATNMILATLVLVVGISGISLTIYGVQLKGMALATIVGMVLSLLFKLIEVLGLSNEQDSGKSAH comes from the coding sequence TTGCAACGCGAAATTCAAGTTAACGAGAAACTCTCTTGGGGCCCGGGCTTTCTGCTGAGTCTTCAGCATTTGTTCGCCATGTTCGGCAGCACGGTGCTTGTCCCTAACCTGTTCGGAGTAGACCCCGGTATGATCCTGTTGATGAACGGTATCGGCACACTGCTCTATATCCTGATCTGCCGCGGCAAGATCCCGGCATATCTCGGTTCAAGCTTTGCCTTTATCTCTCCGGTGCTCACCGTCCTGGACAAGCATCAGGGTGATCATCAGCATGGATATTCGCTTGCGCTGGGTGCTTTTATCGTGACTGGCGTTATCTTCATTCTTGTCGCATTGATTGTGCGTTATGCCGGAACCGGCTGGATTGATGTTGTTTTTCCTCCGGCGGTTATGGGCGCTATCGTAGCGACCATCGGACTGGAGCTGGTGCCGGTGGCAGCCCGCATGTCGGGGCTGATTGCTCCAGAAGGTGCTGCCGACTGGACGCCGGATCCCAAAGCGATCACCCTCTCCCTGGTAACACTGGGCGTGACCGTTATTGGTGCAGTACTCTTCCGCGGCTTCCCCAAAATCATTCATATCCTCATCGGTATCGTAACCGGTTATGTACTGGCTTATATTATGCAGGTGGTGAACACGGATGCGATCTCCAGCGCGCATTTCTTTTCACATCCCACTATTATAACTCCTTCCTTCGACTGGCAGGTTATCTTCACCATTATTCCGGTATCGCTTGTAGTTATTGTAGAACATATAGGCCATCTGCTGGTTACGAGCAACATTGTCGGCAAAGACCTGACCAAAGATCCGGGATTGGACCGCTCGCTGATGGGCAACGGGATTTCCACCATTCTTTCCGGATTTTTCGGTTCTACACCCAATACCACTTATGGTGAAAATATCGGCGTTATGGCGCTGACCAAAGTCTATTCGGTCTATGTCATTGGAGGTGCGGCAGTAATTGCGATTCTGCTCTCATTCTCCGGCACGTTCTCCTCTATTATCGCCAATATTCCCCAGCCGGTGATGGGCGGTGTGTCGCTGCTGCTCTTCGGTGTAATTGCCGCATCCGGTCTGCGCATCTTTGTCGAGCAAAAGGTTGATTTCTCCAAGGCGACCAACATGATCCTGGCTACTTTGGTTCTGGTGGTCGGCATCAGCGGGATCTCACTCACTATTTACGGTGTTCAGCTTAAGGGTATGGCTCTGGCGACCATTGTCGGAATGGTTCTGTCCCTGCTTTTCAAATTAATCGAAGTTCTTGGCTTGTCCAACGAGCAGGACAGCGGGAAATCTGCACATTAA
- a CDS encoding adenine phosphoribosyltransferase: protein MDFKDSIRVIPDFPQPGISFKDITTLLKDGEAYRAAIDELKALVAHLQIDVIAGPEARGFVIGAPLAYALGVGFVPIRKSGKLPYDTIEVGYDLEYGKDTLAVHTDAVKPGQNVLIADDLLATGGTIATSVSLVEQLGGNVVGAAFLIELTQLAGRNKLSGIEVHSLLTYED from the coding sequence ATGGATTTTAAAGACAGTATTCGTGTGATTCCGGATTTCCCGCAGCCGGGCATCAGCTTCAAAGATATTACAACTTTGCTGAAGGATGGCGAAGCATACCGCGCAGCCATTGATGAGCTAAAGGCTTTGGTAGCACATCTGCAGATCGATGTGATTGCTGGACCGGAGGCCCGTGGATTTGTGATAGGCGCTCCCCTGGCTTATGCGCTGGGCGTCGGTTTTGTGCCGATCCGCAAAAGCGGCAAGCTGCCGTATGATACGATTGAGGTGGGTTATGATCTGGAATACGGCAAGGACACACTGGCTGTCCACACAGATGCTGTCAAGCCAGGACAGAACGTACTTATTGCCGATGATTTGCTGGCAACGGGAGGAACCATCGCCACTTCGGTCAGCCTGGTGGAACAGCTTGGCGGCAATGTGGTCGGAGCAGCCTTCCTCATCGAATTGACCCAGCTTGCCGGACGGAACAAGCTTTCCGGTATCGAGGTTCATTCGCTCCTTACTTACGAAGACTAA
- the recJ gene encoding single-stranded-DNA-specific exonuclease RecJ: MLHSKTRWQSPEADPEEVRDLAQSLSVSPLLSSLLVKRGMNTPDKALMFMEGGDQEGHDPFLLKGMAEAVPRIRKALQDEEHILVYGDYDADGVSSTALMIYLLRYLGASFDIYIPHRSNEGYGLHNHALDWAKQQGVSLVITVDTGISAYHQIAYASELGMDVIVTDHHEPPEHLPEAYALINPKLPDCPYPFKGLAGVGVAYKLAQALLGDEVPVEWNEIAAIGTIADLMPLLDENRSIVRKGLSSMRNSPFPGIRALLGVSGITMETVGAVNIAFGMAPRINASGRLDHAGRAVTLLTTENPEEAEELAGELDLLNKERQLVVERIVTEAAAMLELQIQQDKLPDIIVLAHQGWNVGVVGIVASKLLERYYRPVIILDIHPETGMCKGSARSIPGLDIYEALSSCADLMDHFGGHPAAAGMSLHQDMLEQFAAALNDYAAKVLTPEHFLPVMDADEEAAIADLTLQAALELDRLAPFGMANPVPKFIIRGAVVKETRKMGQDGKHLKLVLQQGSHSIEVVAFGKGGLAELLPGGTLIDILAELSVNEWNGSRKPQLMLQDLAVPKPQLFDLRGAADAVKQAAQLHELLKPYSGVNPLRTAAVFQNSRISPMSALQGMSLWVYDEDAGISPVRQQPADSEDAQVSLLCLLDMPETPEQLDALLAAFPQANNIALLHSIRDGRDRLQMPTRDHFKMLYKSIAALAAAPVPEHELLLRLTRQSSMGMRMLARMLDVFEELEFIDRSRGTITFIPQPSAKSLTASQHFVRLGKTAEMEQYFMESSRSELQEWMLSRRLDVSQVG, translated from the coding sequence TTGCTCCATTCAAAAACAAGATGGCAATCTCCGGAAGCCGATCCTGAAGAAGTCCGGGATCTGGCCCAGAGCCTTTCGGTTTCTCCGCTCTTGTCGTCGCTGCTTGTCAAGAGAGGCATGAACACGCCGGACAAGGCGCTTATGTTTATGGAGGGCGGGGACCAGGAAGGGCATGACCCCTTCCTGCTTAAAGGGATGGCGGAAGCGGTTCCCCGGATCAGAAAGGCGCTGCAGGATGAAGAACATATTCTGGTATATGGCGATTATGATGCGGACGGAGTGTCCAGTACTGCGCTGATGATCTATCTGCTGCGCTACCTGGGCGCTTCTTTTGATATTTATATTCCACACCGCTCAAATGAAGGCTACGGGCTGCATAATCATGCTCTGGATTGGGCGAAGCAGCAAGGCGTATCGCTTGTCATCACTGTAGATACCGGAATCAGTGCATACCATCAGATTGCTTATGCAAGTGAGCTGGGGATGGATGTGATCGTGACAGATCACCATGAACCGCCGGAGCATCTGCCTGAAGCGTATGCCCTGATCAATCCTAAGCTGCCGGATTGTCCTTACCCGTTCAAGGGTTTGGCTGGAGTAGGGGTGGCGTACAAGCTGGCTCAGGCGCTGCTTGGGGATGAAGTGCCGGTGGAGTGGAACGAAATCGCTGCCATCGGCACGATTGCTGACTTGATGCCGCTCCTGGATGAGAACCGGAGTATTGTGCGCAAAGGCCTCTCAAGCATGCGGAACTCCCCCTTCCCTGGTATCCGGGCCCTGCTTGGGGTGAGCGGAATCACGATGGAGACCGTAGGTGCGGTGAATATTGCTTTTGGGATGGCACCGCGCATCAATGCCAGCGGCCGGCTGGATCATGCCGGGCGGGCTGTTACTCTGCTGACTACGGAGAATCCGGAGGAAGCTGAGGAGCTTGCCGGAGAGCTGGATTTGCTGAACAAAGAACGCCAACTGGTCGTCGAAAGAATTGTAACCGAAGCTGCCGCCATGCTGGAATTGCAGATTCAGCAGGACAAGCTGCCGGATATCATTGTGCTTGCCCATCAGGGCTGGAACGTCGGGGTAGTGGGCATTGTCGCCTCCAAGCTGCTGGAACGTTATTACCGGCCGGTGATTATTCTGGATATTCACCCGGAGACAGGCATGTGCAAAGGGTCGGCCCGCTCCATTCCGGGCTTGGATATCTATGAGGCTTTATCCTCATGCGCAGATTTAATGGATCATTTCGGCGGTCACCCGGCTGCTGCCGGCATGAGCCTGCATCAGGACATGCTGGAACAATTTGCAGCGGCATTAAATGACTATGCCGCTAAGGTACTGACTCCGGAGCATTTTCTCCCGGTGATGGATGCTGACGAAGAGGCGGCCATTGCCGATTTGACGCTGCAGGCTGCGCTCGAACTGGATAGGCTGGCTCCATTCGGAATGGCTAATCCGGTACCGAAATTCATTATCCGTGGTGCAGTTGTCAAAGAAACCCGCAAAATGGGCCAGGACGGCAAGCATTTGAAGCTTGTCCTCCAACAGGGCAGCCATTCGATTGAAGTGGTAGCCTTCGGCAAAGGGGGGCTTGCCGAATTGCTTCCGGGCGGAACGCTGATTGATATTCTGGCAGAGCTGTCAGTGAATGAATGGAACGGCTCGCGGAAGCCGCAGCTCATGCTGCAGGATTTGGCCGTGCCGAAACCACAGCTCTTTGATCTACGCGGCGCAGCGGATGCGGTGAAGCAAGCCGCACAGCTTCATGAGCTGCTCAAGCCCTATAGCGGTGTTAACCCGCTTAGAACAGCGGCCGTTTTCCAGAACAGCCGGATATCCCCTATGAGCGCTCTTCAAGGCATGTCCCTTTGGGTATACGATGAAGATGCTGGAATTTCCCCGGTTCGGCAACAACCGGCGGATTCAGAAGATGCACAGGTATCTTTACTCTGTCTGCTTGATATGCCCGAAACGCCGGAGCAGCTTGATGCGCTGCTTGCTGCGTTCCCGCAGGCGAATAATATTGCCCTGCTGCATTCGATCCGGGATGGCCGCGACCGGCTGCAGATGCCGACACGAGACCATTTCAAAATGCTGTATAAATCAATAGCCGCTCTAGCCGCGGCTCCGGTTCCTGAGCATGAACTGCTGCTGCGGCTTACCCGGCAGTCTTCTATGGGGATGCGGATGCTGGCCAGAATGCTCGATGTGTTCGAGGAGCTTGAGTTTATAGATCGCAGCCGGGGGACTATTACGTTTATTCCTCAGCCCTCTGCTAAAAGCCTTACAGCTTCGCAGCATTTTGTGAGGCTGGGCAAAACTGCCGAAATGGAGCAGTATTTCATGGAGAGCAGCCGCAGTGAGCTGCAGGAATGGATGTTGTCCCGCCGCCTGGATGTATCCCAGGTGGGATAA
- a CDS encoding cation diffusion facilitator family transporter, with protein MNDKQLPQSDKMVWTGVAGDLALAAAKGTFGYLSDSKALMGDALYSGSDAAAKLAEILPLPWRREPEKKKRVTPHNLQNNKGPIIAILFSVLILMGGLQIAFSAIRDLTRGHLSAPGQAALVTVLISIVVKEAVFQYQYRYFKKLGDGSHAAYADNHRFSLYTSITVFIGISLAMAGGSFNLHPLLYMDPIAALLTGCLIIRKGYSLIGASVYGKKLQELPSEEAASFIETVQRVHGVIRVEYLQALEQGRYVNLQVKISVNPRITVMEAQDIAECARKLLQHRFVHVGEVHMDVVPYDPGYPYKSNHELVDNEIPTLLQ; from the coding sequence ATGAATGACAAACAATTACCGCAGAGTGATAAAATGGTCTGGACTGGTGTTGCCGGTGATCTTGCATTGGCAGCAGCCAAAGGAACCTTTGGTTATCTTTCAGACAGTAAGGCATTAATGGGTGATGCGTTATATTCGGGATCGGATGCAGCGGCCAAGCTGGCAGAGATTCTTCCGCTTCCGTGGCGCAGGGAACCAGAGAAGAAGAAGAGGGTAACACCACACAACCTCCAGAATAACAAGGGACCGATTATTGCCATACTTTTTTCCGTGCTGATTTTGATGGGGGGATTGCAAATTGCCTTCTCGGCAATTCGGGATCTGACCAGAGGACATCTGTCCGCACCAGGGCAGGCTGCACTTGTCACTGTTCTCATCTCTATTGTTGTGAAAGAGGCAGTTTTTCAGTACCAGTACCGTTATTTCAAAAAATTGGGCGATGGCAGTCATGCCGCATATGCAGATAACCACCGCTTCAGTCTATATACTTCTATCACTGTATTTATCGGGATATCACTGGCCATGGCCGGAGGGTCATTCAACTTGCATCCGCTGCTGTATATGGACCCCATTGCAGCACTGTTGACCGGATGCCTCATTATCCGTAAAGGCTATTCGCTCATCGGAGCTTCTGTGTATGGCAAGAAGCTTCAGGAGCTTCCGTCCGAGGAGGCCGCGAGCTTTATTGAAACGGTACAGCGCGTACACGGTGTGATCCGTGTAGAATATTTGCAGGCTCTGGAGCAAGGACGTTATGTAAATCTGCAGGTCAAAATCAGTGTGAACCCGCGCATTACAGTGATGGAGGCCCAGGACATTGCGGAATGTGCCAGAAAGCTTCTGCAGCACCGTTTTGTCCATGTAGGTGAGGTTCATATGGATGTTGTGCCGTATGATCCGGGTTATCCTTACAAAAGCAACCATGAGCTGGTTGATAATGAAATCCCTACGCTGCTTCAGTAG
- the secF gene encoding protein translocase subunit SecF, translated as MRFKKELDFVHLSRFFYIFSIAITVAGLIFLATMGLNYSVDFKAGSNVDVALSKNITLEQLKPALKDLGISHEPDITLGENRVNIRYDKELDSNQDEALKAAITKLDDKASFEINTVDTEMAKELARNAIYSVLISCLGIIIYVSIRFEWRFALAAIVALVHDAFIVVAVFSIFRLEVDLTFIVAVLTIIGYSINDTIVIFDRIRENLRFGKQKTYEDLKALVNKSVAQTLMRSLYTAFTVFIAAFFLLVMGGESIKMFSLAMVIGLLFGAYSSIFIASPLWLLLKKRQKQTVKSNPTKV; from the coding sequence GTGCGCTTTAAGAAAGAGCTTGATTTTGTACATCTGAGCAGATTTTTCTATATTTTCTCCATTGCCATTACGGTAGCCGGCCTGATCTTTCTGGCAACCATGGGTCTGAACTACAGCGTTGATTTCAAAGCAGGCTCCAATGTTGACGTGGCGCTGTCGAAGAACATCACGCTGGAGCAGCTTAAGCCGGCGCTGAAGGATCTGGGCATCTCCCATGAGCCAGACATTACCTTAGGTGAGAACCGGGTGAACATCCGTTATGATAAGGAACTTGACAGTAATCAGGATGAGGCTTTGAAAGCTGCGATAACCAAGCTGGATGACAAGGCTTCCTTCGAGATCAACACCGTCGATACGGAAATGGCCAAAGAGCTGGCGCGCAATGCCATCTATTCGGTTCTCATCTCTTGTCTCGGGATTATCATTTATGTAAGTATCCGCTTTGAATGGCGGTTTGCCTTGGCTGCGATTGTGGCCCTTGTGCATGATGCTTTTATCGTGGTAGCCGTCTTTTCGATCTTCCGCCTGGAGGTTGACCTGACCTTCATTGTCGCGGTGCTGACGATCATCGGTTATTCCATCAACGATACCATTGTTATCTTTGACCGGATCCGCGAGAATCTGCGTTTTGGCAAGCAGAAGACCTATGAGGATCTTAAGGCACTGGTCAATAAAAGTGTGGCCCAGACGCTTATGCGCTCTCTGTACACAGCGTTTACGGTATTTATCGCCGCGTTCTTTCTGCTTGTCATGGGTGGAGAATCGATCAAAATGTTCTCGCTTGCTATGGTTATCGGTTTGCTCTTCGGAGCCTACTCATCGATCTTTATCGCAAGTCCGCTCTGGCTGCTGCTGAAGAAACGCCAGAAGCAGACCGTGAAGAGCAATCCGACTAAAGTCTAA
- the secD gene encoding protein translocase subunit SecD produces the protein MKRMLSFIITVLVLTGVMAFTTPGLLDKVRLGLDLKGGFEILYHAEPMEAGAELSRASLQKTAESLEKRANALGTSEPEVTTEGTDRIRLKIAGVTDEAEVRKKMKEPAVLTFRSAAEGDPQGTYSKIELVGSDFVEGAAEVQRNNLNQPEISIKIKDKDKFAEITKRLLGKEMAIYLDDQLLGNPPVVRAVLTDGTASISGHYTIDGARELADTINLGALPLKLTEKYSQSVGATLGKQSLDQTIKAGLVGSVIILIFMIGMYRLPGLLASFALILHTWLLIAVFVVADFTLTLPGIAAFILGIGMAVDANIITNERIREEMRSGKSILSSVKAGNKTSFRTVMDANVTTIIVAAVMFAFGTGAVKGFALILIVEIVLSIVTNLYFAHWLLTVLVKAGALKKPKQFGVKESDIRAL, from the coding sequence ATGAAGAGAATGTTGAGCTTTATTATTACCGTGCTCGTATTAACCGGGGTCATGGCATTTACAACTCCCGGGCTGCTGGACAAGGTCCGTCTGGGGCTTGATCTGAAGGGCGGCTTCGAGATTCTGTACCACGCCGAGCCAATGGAGGCGGGAGCAGAATTATCCCGTGCTTCGCTGCAGAAGACTGCAGAGAGCCTGGAAAAACGGGCGAACGCACTCGGAACTAGCGAGCCTGAGGTCACTACAGAAGGAACGGACCGCATCCGTCTGAAGATCGCGGGCGTTACCGATGAGGCCGAAGTCCGCAAGAAGATGAAAGAACCCGCAGTTTTAACCTTCCGCAGTGCTGCTGAGGGGGATCCGCAAGGTACGTACAGCAAGATTGAGCTTGTAGGAAGCGACTTTGTTGAGGGAGCGGCGGAGGTTCAACGCAACAATTTGAATCAGCCTGAGATCAGCATCAAGATCAAAGATAAAGACAAGTTTGCGGAAATTACCAAGCGTTTGCTTGGTAAAGAAATGGCTATCTATCTCGATGATCAGCTGTTAGGTAATCCGCCAGTCGTTAGAGCGGTATTGACAGACGGCACTGCTTCCATCTCCGGTCATTATACTATTGATGGAGCACGGGAACTGGCTGACACCATTAACCTTGGTGCTTTGCCGCTGAAGCTGACGGAGAAATACTCCCAAAGCGTAGGCGCAACCCTCGGTAAACAGTCTCTTGACCAAACCATCAAAGCCGGACTTGTAGGCTCTGTAATTATTCTGATATTCATGATCGGCATGTACCGGTTGCCGGGTCTTCTGGCCAGCTTCGCGCTGATCCTTCATACCTGGCTGCTGATTGCAGTATTCGTCGTTGCCGACTTCACCTTGACTCTCCCCGGTATCGCCGCATTTATTCTCGGTATAGGGATGGCGGTTGATGCCAATATCATTACCAATGAACGGATAAGGGAAGAAATGCGCAGCGGCAAAAGTATTTTGTCTTCTGTCAAAGCAGGGAACAAAACCTCTTTCCGCACAGTTATGGACGCGAACGTAACTACGATTATCGTGGCGGCTGTAATGTTTGCTTTTGGTACAGGTGCAGTTAAAGGATTTGCACTGATCCTGATTGTGGAAATTGTGCTTAGTATCGTGACGAACCTTTATTTTGCCCATTGGCTGCTTACCGTGCTGGTCAAAGCCGGCGCTCTGAAAAAGCCGAAGCAATTTGGGGTAAAGGAGAGTGACATCCGTGCGCTTTAA
- a CDS encoding post-transcriptional regulator — translation MESEEWSYEQLSDEIEAMCRSKAEEFRLLGYEYVTGKDIWDCVSRNYYKEGRPALHKLVNDIYSLKANSYMNYLTIAAYRGLNV, via the coding sequence GTGGAATCGGAAGAATGGAGTTATGAACAGCTTAGTGATGAAATCGAAGCCATGTGCCGCAGCAAAGCGGAGGAATTTCGGCTCCTCGGCTATGAATATGTAACGGGCAAGGATATCTGGGACTGCGTCAGCCGCAACTATTACAAGGAAGGCAGACCCGCCCTGCATAAGCTGGTGAATGATATCTATTCACTCAAGGCTAATAGTTATATGAACTATTTGACTATTGCCGCTTATCGCGGTTTGAATGTATAA